Part of the Marinobacterium rhizophilum genome is shown below.
CTTCCACCACCCGGACGAAGGCGCCCTGGGACAGCTCCAGTTTTTGCTGGGCCAGGTAGATCTCGCCGAGCCAGTAATGTGCATTCGCCAACCGGGTACTGGCTGGGTAATCCTGCACGAAACGCTCGAAGGCACTGGCGGCCTCATCGAACTTGCGCTCGCGAACCAGGGCAAAAGCAGCCTGATAGGCCTGATCGTCATTGGCAGACGCCGGCGCAGATGCGGCAGCGACAGCCCCGGGCGCTTCGGGCGCCAGAGCGCCTGCACCCGGCAACGCCGTATCAGAATTGAGTTCAGGAACCACAGGCGCTGCAGCCGCACCGGTAATCAGCGCACCCAGGCGGCGATCCAGATCCCGGTAACGCTCGAGCTGATCCTTTTGCATGCGATCAAGCTCGTATTGCTGTGACTCCACCTGGCCACGCAGGCTGCGCACTTCATCCTGCAGCTGCTGCAGCATCATCATGAGCTGAGCCTCCTGCGTGGCGAAGGCCTGACCGGCACGACCACTGGATTGGCTCTGCCCGGGGCCCGGCACGATTTCAATCACCGGCACGGGATCCGCGGCAAGAACCGCTGCTGGCGATAACGCCAGCAGCAATCCCAGAAACTTGAGTCTGAATACAGTCATGGGCACTTAGCGGCCAGCGTATTTCAGCTCAACGCGACGGTTCTGCGCCCAGGAATCCGAGCCATGACCCATCACCGCAGGCTTCTCTTCGCCGTAGCTGATCACTTCAACCTGACCTGCATTGGCGCCATTCACCATCAGGAAACGCGCAACGGCATTGCCGCGACGCTCGCCCAGGGCGATGTTGTATTCACGGGTGCCGCGCTCGTCGGCATGGCCTTCCAGGCGCACAGCGGCCTGCGGGTTGGACGCCAGGTAGCGCGCGTGTGCTTCCAGATCAGCGAAAGACTCACCACGCACCGTAGACTGGTCGAAGTCGAAGTAGAACACGGTTTGCAGGTTAGCCACTTCAGCCGGCAGTTCAGAGCCGGACAGGCCGCCCATGCCGGCCGAGCCGGAAGTCATGGCACCGCTGTCAGAACCCATGCTGCCGCCCATGTCGGCGCTGTCAGTCTGCGTACTGGTGGAGCTGCAACCTGCAACCCAAGCGAAGGTAAGGGCCAGAGCAGCAACCTTGGTAACATTCAACGCACGCATCTTTCTATTGCTCCTTGAAGCGACCACCATGGTCGCTAACGTGTAGAGTAAAGTAATGTTAGCCCGGTCCTATTGCAAGTAGGGGGACCAGGCCGGCTCCCTAACATCACCCGATGACGAGGGCATGCGAAAGCGCACCCGGCCATCGAGAGAAACTGCTGCCAGCACACCGTTGTTACCCTGCTGGGTCGCGTACAGCACAATGCTGCCGTTCGGTGCGATGGTCGGCGATTCGTCCAGCGACGTCTGGGTCAAGATATCCAGACGCCCTGTTTTAAGATCCTGTACTGCGATATTGAAGGCCGCACCGGCACCGGCACTGCGGTGCACCATGGCCAGGAATCGGCCATCCTGCGTCAGCTTGCCGCTGCTATTGTAGTTGCCCTCGAAGGTAACACGCTCGATACGCCGATCCGACAGGTACACACGGTAAATCTGCGGCTGCCCTCCCCGGTCCGAGGTAAACAGTATCGACTGGCCATCGGGCGCCCAGGTCGGCTCGGTATCGATGCCATAGTGGTGCGTCACCCGCGTCAACTGGCGGCGGGCCAGGTCCAGGGTATAAATCTCCGGATTGCCATCCTTGGACAGCGTCAGCGCCAGGCGCTGACCATCCGGCGCCCAGGCCGGCGCACCGTTCAAACCGGCGAATGACTGAATTTTTTCGCGCTTGCCACTCGCCAGGTGCTGCACGTAAATCCCCGGGCGCGAACTTTCAAAGGACACGTAGGCCAGCTTGCTGCCATCCTTGGACCAGGACGGCGACATAATCGGCTCGCGAGACTCCAGGATAGTACGCGCACGGGCACCATCGGCATCCGCCAGCTGCAGGCTGTAGCGGTGGCGCCCACCCCCCTGGTTCTGGGCGGTTACATAGGCGATACGGGTAGAAAAGGCACCGCGCAGGCCTGTGAGCTTTTCAAACACGGCATCGGCAATATAGTGCGCCATGTCGCGCATGTTGCGGGTAGAGCCACTGATCTGTTCGCCGAACACCCGGGTTTCCTTGAGCACGTCGTACAGCTCGTAGGTCACCTGCAGCTGTTCACCGCCGACCGAGGCCACGCGGCCGATCAACAGGTAGTTCTGCCCGGAAACACGCCAGTCACGGAAAAACACCTGAGCCTGCTGCTGCGGGAAACTGAGCATGTCACTGCGCTTCATGGCGCCAAAGAAACCGCTGCGATGCAGGTCGGTCGAGACGATTTCAGCAATATCTTCCGGCAGGGGCGTACCGCCGTTCCAGCCAAAAGGCACGACGGCGATCGGCGTCGGCGCGTCCACACCCTGGGTCACTTCGATCATCAGCTCGGCGCGCACACCAAACGCCAGCAGCATCAGTACGCAGCACGCCAGTAGTCTTAGCTTCATCGCTGTTACCACCTCAATCCCTCCGGTCGGAACTTGACTCTGAATTTTCTGAAATTGCGCTCAAATGTCAGCGGATCCACTTCTGCCACCCGCGCAAAGCGATCAACCTTGAACACCGCCTGCACCGCGGAATTATCAAAGCCCGAGTCACCACTGCTCAGTACCAGGTTCGCGCTGTCGACTTCACCGGAGGGGAACAGGCGTATTTCCACCACCGCCTCCATGCCATTACGAAACGCGCTCGAAACGCGCCAGTTTCGGCTCAACTCGCCGTTGATGTAGTCCGTCATCGACACCATCAGCTGCTGCGACGCCCGATCCGCCGCGATGCGCTGCTCCTGGGCCAGCTCTTTCTCAAGCTGGGCGAGCTCACGCGCCTTTTCAGCCTCTTTGCGTTGCTGCTCTTCCTGCTTGCGCCTGGCTTCGGCATCCGCCTTGGCCCTGGCAGCAACCTCTGCCTGTTTTTTCTTCTCGGCGGCGGCCCTGGCCTCTGCCTCTTTCTTCTGTGCCGCAGCCTTGGCGTCGGCCTGTTTTTTCTTCTCAGCCGCAAGTTTGGCCTGATCTTCAGCCTGCTTTTTCTTCTGGGCAGCGAGTTCGGCCTGCTCCTGGGCCTTGAGTTTAGCCTCTGCTGCCTGCTTCGCCCTGGTTTCCTGTGCCGCCTTTTCTTTCGCGGCCTTTTCCTTTGCAGCAACCTCCTGGGCTTTCTGTTCCCTGGCTTGCTGCTGCGCCTTTTCTTTGGCGAGGTCTTCCTGAGCTGTCAGCTCTTTAACCTTCTGCGCTTGCAACTGCTGCTCTTGCAGAACCTTTTCCTGTGCCGCCAGCTCCTGCTGACGCTGCTTTTCCTGCACCTGCTCAAGCTCATTCTGCTTGCGCTGCTCATCCTTTTTGCGCTGTGCCTCAATCCGCCGTGCCTGCTCGGTCTGCTTTTCCAGTGCCTGACTCATCGCCCCCAGGTCGACCATCTGCGCCTGAATATGGCGCGGCTTCAGCTCGCGCGGGTCCGCATGGTCAAACCAGTGACCGGCGAGCAGCAACAGCACGGCCAGATGCACGCCCAGAGCAAGCAGGGTCGGTACCAGATAACTGCGCTTGTCCACCGTCAACACCTACTCGGTTACCAGCCCGACACTCGGTGCGCCGGCCTGCTGCAACAACGCCATCAGGCCAATCACCTTGTCATATTCCACCCGCTTGTCGCCTTTGACCAGCAGCATTTTTTCAGGGTTCGCAGCCAGCACTTTCTGCACACGCTCACCCACATCTTCGGCCGTGACCGCAGATTGCTCGGCACTGCCAATATTGATGTAGTACTGCCCCTGTTCATCCACCGTCACGATCAGCGGTTCGCTGTCCTTGCTGTCCACCGGGTCGGCAGAGGCCTTGGGCAACTGTACATCCACACCCTGGGTCAGCATGGGGGCGGTGACCATGAAAATCACCAGCAGCACCATCATCACATCGATATAGGGTACGACGTTGATCTCGGCATTGAGCTTGCGCTTGCGCTTCTGTCGTCTAATCATTCACCAGACTCCCGGTCAATCCGCTGAGTGAATACGACGGTGCAGAATACTGGAAAACTCATCGGCAAAGGTTTCATAACGGTTCAGCAGCCCTTCGGACTTGGCCGAAAAGCGGTTGTAGGCGATAACCGCCGGAATGGCCGCAAACAGGCCAATGGCCGTCGCCACCAGCGCTTCGGAAATACCGGGGGCGACCGATGCCAGTGTCGCCTGGTGCATATTGGCCAGGCCACGGAAGGAGTTCATGATGCCCCAGACGGTACCGAACAGGCCGATATAGGGACTGGTGGAACCGACGGTGGCCAGGAACGGCAGGTGCTGATCCAGCTTTTCCTCTTCACGGGCCAGCGCCACACGCATGCTGCGCTGAATGCCCTCCATCACGGCATCGGGATCATAGTTGCGCTGCTGCGTCAGGCGGGTGAATTCCTTGATGCCCGATCGAAAAATATTCTCCGCACCATTACCCGGATCCGGCGACTGATTGACTTCGCGAAACAGGTGCCCCAGGTCTACGCCCGACCAGAAGCGCTCTTCAAAAACGGCCAGCCCCTTGCTTGCATCATTGAACACGCGCCGCCGCTGAAAAATCATGATCCATGACAGGAAGGATGCCAATAGCAAAATCAGCATCACCAGCTGTACAACCAGGCTTGCGTTGAGCACCAGACTCCAGATCGACATTTCCTCGACCACAACAAACTCCTCTCACGCGCCAGACCAGAAGTGCCGGCTTACTCGGTTGAAAGTTCGAACCACCGCGCGCCACCGGCGCACGACTGGCCACAATAGATGTCGCTTGCTCGCGGCGCCGACACCTCTTGCGCGTCGCCACAGTCGACCCTAACACAGACGCCACTGCGAACGCTGTATGATAACGCCCAGCGGAATTGGTTCACTCTCGAGCGCCGCATCATAGCGGCCACAAGCTTGCTGCAGAATGAACAAAACCGCTGCTCGACTCCCCGCCCCACGCACACAACCGCATCACCTTAACAGGCGCGCGCAGCAGAGGTGAAGAGCCGGATGAACAGACAAAACGTTTTCGCGATGGGCAGGGACCAGGGACCTGATCCTTTAGGCAGTCGAGCGAATTCTGCGCCCACAATAACAGGCGCCAAAATTTATTCAAGCAGCATTATCAGCGCCCGCGCAAAAAGATTCCCAGGCACCGGGCAGGCCCCAAAACAGTGCACAGCGGCAACGCCAATCTCCCCTATTCAGCTTCCGCAGACCTTTGGAGTTACAGATGCTTCCGCCCTGCCAATCTCGCCTCCTGACCTGCGCGCCGGGATGCATGACCCTTTGCGAAAATGAGGGCGTACGCACGATAGAACCCTGCTTGGTCCGCTTACAGGGAGCGCTCCGGCGCTTCCAGGCCAAAGTGCAGATAGGCGTGGTCGGTGACAATACGCCCTCGCGGGGTGCGCATGATATAGCCCTGCTGGATTAGGTAGGGCTCCAGCACGTCCTCTATGGTGTCGCGCTCCTCGGAGATGGCCGCCGCCAGGTTATCAACCCCCACAGGCCCGCCGCCGAACTTCTCGATCATTGCCAGCAGCAGGCGCCGATCCATGTGATCGAACCCGCGCTCGTCGACACTCAGCATGTTCAGCGCCAGATCCGCCGTGCGCTTGTCGATCTCGCCATTGCCCTTGACCTCGGCGTAATCCCGCGCCCGTCGCAACAGGCGATTGGCAATGCGTGGTGTACCCCGCGCCCTGCGCGCCACTTCCAGCGCCCCATCGGCCGCAATGCTGCCGCCGGACAGGCGCGCAGAGCGTTCGACAATATGCGCGAGATCCTCAACACCGTAAAACTCGAGCCGCTGCACAATACCAAAACGGTCCCGCAGCGGCGAGGTCAGCAGCCCTGCCCGGGTGGTGGCCCCCACCAGCGTGAAGGGCGGCAGCTCGATCTTGATGGAGCGCGCCGCCGGCCCCTCCCCGATCATGATATCCAGCTGGTAGTCCTCCATGGCCGGATAGAGGATTTCCTCGACATTCGGACTCAGGCGGTGGATTTCATCGATAAACAGGATATCGCCGGGCTCAAGACTGGTCAGCATGGCCGCCACATCACCGGCCTTCTCCAGCACCGGACCGGAAGTGGTCTTGATGGCACCACCCATTTCATTGGCAATAATATTGGCAAGCGTCGTCTTGCCAAGCCCGGGCGGGCCAAAAATCAGCGTGTGATCCAGGGACTCGCCACGCTTGCGCGCCGCCTCGATAAAGATCTCCATCTGCTCGCGTACCCGGGGCTGCCCCTCGTAGTCCGCCAGCGTTTTGGGGCGCACCGCACGGTCCAGCACATCCTCGGACGGGCTGGACTGCGGGGTAATAAAACGGTCTGCCTCGATCATCCCCGAACACCCCCAGCCACCAACGTCACAGCCTCAACCATGCCCTAACCCCCGATCATTGATTTCAGCGCCTGGCGAATCAGCGCTTCGCAAGGTGCATTTGCGTCCAGTTGCCTGGCCGCCTGACTCACCGCCTTCGTCGCCTCGGCCGGCTTGTAACCCAGCGCCACCAGTGCACTTTCCGCCTCGCCGACAGCGTCCGGTCCGGCGGGAACCAGGTCATCACCCGGACTCGATAACTGGAACTCGGCCGGCCCGGACTGCTGCAGCTCCTTGAGCTTGTCTTTCATCTCGACAATAAGCCGCTCGGCGGTTTTCTTGCCAATACCCGGCAGGCGTACCAGCGACGCCGTATCGCCCTGGTGCACGGCACGTACGAAACCATCCGCATCTATACCGGACAGAATGGTCAATGCCAGCTTGGGTCCCACGCCGTTCACCTTGATCAGGGCCCGAAACAGGCTGCGCTCGCCCCGGTCCGCGAAGCCGTACAGCAGCTGCGCATCTTCGCGCACCACGAAGTGGGTATAGAGCACCACCTGCTTGCCGCGTTCAGGCAAACGGTAAAAGGTGTTCATCGAAGCCTCGAGCTCATAACCGACGCCACCCACCTCAACCAGCAACTGCGGCGGGTGCTTTTCCAGCAACTCCCCTCTCAGACGTCCTATCACGGCTCTTTTCTCTCCAGGTTACGGGCTTCTTCGGGTGATTCCAGCTTGTGCCCCGCGACTATGAACTCGGGCAATCTCAGGCCCGCCACGATGGAGGCCATGCGGAACACGAACACGATGGTCATGGCGCTCAGCTCCAGCCAGCGCGTGGGCTCGGTCATGACATGACTGAACACCACATACACCAGCGCCCCCACCAGCGCGCAGCTGGCGTACATTTCACCGTTCCATTGCAGTATCAGTGGCACCTGGCCGGTCAGAATATCGCGAATCATGCCGCCGGCCACGCCGGTGATCACGGCCATCATGACCACCACGACATCCGGCATGCCCAGCGCCACCGCCTTCTGCGCCCCAAGAATGGCAAACAGTGACAGGCCCAGTGCATCCAGGAACAGCAGCATTCGTCGTGGATACTGGATATAGCGGGACAGCACAAAAGCCAGCACCGCACTCAGAATGGCCACCCACAGATAGAGGGTGTCACCAATCCAGAGGACCGGGTGGGCATTGAGGGTAATATCCCGCAAGGTACCGCCCCCCAGCGCCGTGACAATTCCCAGTACCACCACACCCAGAATATCCAGCCGCTTGCCCTGGGCGGCGAGCGCCCCGGTGGTGGCAAATACGGCCACACCGGCCAGGTCCGCCGCATAGACAAACTCAAGGTAGGTCATTGGCGCCAGCGTCCGTTTCGATTGGCACAGACCCCCATCGTGCGCACCATGGCGCTGCGGGTATGGGCATGACAGATTGCAATGGCCAGGGCATCGGCGGCATCGGCCTGGGGCAGGCCGGGCAGCTTCAGCAGATAGGACACCATGTGCTGTACCTGCGTTTTATCGGCCCCGCCATTGCCCACCACCGCCTGCTTGACCTTGCGGGCGGCGTACTCATAGACAGGAAGGTCGCGGTTACTGCAGGCAACGATGGCCACACCCCGCGCCTGGCCGAGCTTCAGTGCCGAATCCGGATTGCGTGCCATAAAGACCTGCTCGATCGCCATTTCCTGCGGGCAATAGGTCTCCACGATCTCGCTGACACCGGCGTAGACCTGCTGCAGGCGCTCGGGCAATTCGTCACCCTTGATGCGAATGCAACCGCTGGCCACGTACTCGTTGCGGCCATCCACATGGCTAATCACGCCATAACCGGTGATACGCGAGCCGGGGTCTATTCCAAGAATCAGCATACAGATCCGTATATCCCTAAATGAACCCGGGTCATGATACCGACTCAGGCACGATACTGCGCAAATTAAAAAGCCGGAGCCCGGGCTTCGCAAGCTCACCAGTGCATACGCCATTGGCAAAACCTGCGATCCGGACTCCGGCCCCATGTCGCGGCGGGTCAGGCGTGAAACCGCATGACTCAGTCGTCTTCCATGGCCTCATCGGGGATGTCGGCATTGTGGAATACATTCTGCGAGTCATCCAGGTCATCCAGCGCATCGATCAGCTTCATGACCTTGCGGGCGGTCTCGACATCCAGCTCCACCGTGGTGGCCGGAATCATCGCCACTTCGGCAAAATCAGACTCGAAACCGGCGTCAGCCAGCCCCTGCTTGACGGTCATGAAGTCCGCCGGCGCGGTGAACACATCCACCGACCCGTCGTCGTTACCCACCACGTCTTCGGCACCCACTTCCAGCGCCGCTTCCATGATGGCATCTTCATCGGCACCTTCACCAAAGCTGACCTGACCTTTCTTCTCGAACAGGTAGGACACCGAGCCATTGGTCCCCAGATTGCCGCCAAACTTGTTGAAGGCAGCACGTACCTGGGACACGGTACGGTTGACGTTATCGGTCATGCACTCGACCAGAATCGCCACGCCGTTAATACCGTAACCTTCGTAGGTCAGCTCGTCGTAGTTTTCACCATCCATGCCACCGGCACCGCGCGCAACCGCCTTCTCGATGGTATCGCGCTTCATGTTGGCACCCAGCGCCTTGTCGATTGCCGCACGCAGACGCGGGTTATCGTCCGGATTGGGACCGCCTTCCTTGGACGCCACGGTCAGCTCGCGAATCAGCTTGGTGAAAATCTTGCCACGCTTCGCGTCCTGGGCCGCCTTGCGGTGCTTGATATTGGCGAATTTCGAATGACCTGCCATCGGTATACCTCACTCTACGGGGCCGCTGCTCCGGCCCCGTCACTGCTTTTTTATCAGGGGGTTTTACGCAGACGAATGTTCAGCTCGTGCAACTGGGCCGCGCTCACCTCGCCCGGCGCATCCGTCAGCATGCAGGATGCGCTCTGGGTTTTCGGGAAGGCAATGACTTCACGGATCGAGTCGGAGCCGGTCATCAGCATCACCAGTCGATCCAGGCCAAAGGCCAGGCCACCGTGGGGCGGCGCACCGTATTTCAGGGCGTTGAGCAGGAAGCCGAATTTTTCCTGGGCTTCGTCATCCTCGATACCCAAAATCTTGAACACCGCTTTCTGCATGTTCTGATCGTGGATACGGATAGAACCACCACCGAGCTCCGTACCGTTGAGCACCATGTCATAGGCACGGGACAGGGCTGTTTCGGGGTTGGACGTCAGCTCGTCGGGGCTGCAGCTCGGCGCCGTGAACGGGTGATGCAGCGCGGTCAGACCACCGTTGCCGGTTTCCTCGAACATCGGGAAATCCACCACCCACAGCGGCGCCCACTCGCGCTCGATAAGGTTAAGGTCTTCCGCCACCTTGATGCGCAGCGCGCCTATGGCTTCGCTGACAATCTTGGCACTGTCAGCACCGAAGAAAACGATATCGCCGTTCTGGGCACCCAGTCGCTGCATGATCTGCAGGGAGACGTCTTCGCCGAGGAACTTGACGATCGGCGACTGCAGACCTTCAACGCCGTCTTCCAGCGCATTGACCTTGATCCAGGCCAGGCCGCGGGCACCGTAGATGCTGACAAACTTGGTGTAGTCATCAATCTGTTTGCGGGTAAGCACTGCGCCGCCCGGCACCTTCAGTGCCGCAACGCGGCCCTTGGGATCCTTGGCAGGGCCGGCGAAGACCTTGAAGTCCACGGTTTCCATCAGGTCGGCCACATCGACCAGCTCCATGGAAATACGCAGGTCCGGCTTGTCCGAACCGAAACGGCGCATGGCCTCGGCGTAGGGCATGCGGGGGAATTCGCCCAGATCCACGTTCATCAGGTTCTGGAAAACGCCGCGGATCATTTCCTCGGCCATACCCATGATTTCCTCCTCGTTCATGAACGAGGTTTCGATGTCCACCTGGGTGAATTCAGGCTGACGGTCGGCGCGCAGGTCTTCATCACGGAAGCATTTGGCGATCTGGTAGTAACGATCAAAGCCGGACACCATCAGCAGCTGCTTGAACAGCTGAGGCGACTGCGGCAGCGCGAAGAAGGAGCCTTCGTGGGTGCGACTCGGCACCAGGTAGTCACGGGCACCTTCCGGTGTGGCGCGGGTCAGAATCGGGGTTTCGATATCCAGGAAACCGCGGCCGTCCAGGTAAGTACGCAGCGCGCTGGTGACCCTGGAGCGAAAGCGCAGCTTGTTCTGAATCTCAGGGCGACGCAGGTCGATATAACGGTGGCGCAGACGCACGTCTTCGCCCACCTGCTGGTGCTCGTCCAGCTGGAACGGCGGCGTTTCCGCCTTGTTCAGTATCACCAGTTCCTTGCCCAGCACCTCGATGCCGCCGGTGGCCATATCCTTGTTGACGGTGCCATCCGGACGCGCACGCACGGTACCGCGCAGCTCGATAACGAACTCGCTGCGAACGCTGTCCGCAAGCGCAAAACTCTCTTCACGATCCGGATCGAACACGACCTGGGAAATACCTTCACGGTCACGCACGTCGAGGAAAATAACCCCGCCGTGGTCACGGCGGCGGTGGACCCAACCCATCAGCGTCACATCTTCGCCGATATGTTCTTCTCTCAGCTCGCCGCAATAATGGCTGCGCATAGTTTCCAATTCCTGTCGATTAACCATAAGGGGACGCGCCCCCGAAACCTTGTAGTGTTCTGCCTGAACCGGCCTTGGACTGCCTGCCAGACAGCCTCGAAAGCTAACCCGAACGGGCCGGTCTCGCCCGCAAACCCGTGAAACTGCGAACAGCGCGGCGCACGCACTGCCGCCAGGCGCGAAGACTGGCGCTCTGCGATAAAACGGCTTAAAGGGCACAAAGCCACCGCCCTTGCATTACAACAGGCGTCACAAAGCGGCGAATTATACCTGATTTGGAAGGCGCTTACAGACCCGCGCAGGCTAATTTTGCCCACGCAGGCGCCACCAAAAGACGTTTGCATCCGGCCGTGCTATCGGGCCAAGCCAGTACAAAACCCAGCTCACTGGACAACAGCCGCTGGATGAAACGGTCGCGACGGTGAAGCATCCAAAGTGGATGCATGGGCCATCCGGCGAGCCGGTCAAGCCAGTTAAAGCACGAAACTCGGCTCAGCGGACATCGGGCTCCGGGGGCTCAACGGTCACGGCGATTGCCGGCGGTGAAGCCCCCCCCCCCCCAAAAAAAAAGTGGATGCAGGAATCATCCGGCGAACCGATCAAACCGGCTGCGGCACGAAACTCAGCTCACCGGACATCAGGCTCTGCAGCTTGGTACGGATATCGCCTACCTGTTCATCGGTGTAACTGCGTGCCGGCAACTTGCCCCATACCGGCCCAGGCCAGGCCGGGTCTTTTTCAAAACGCACGATGTGATGCAAATGCAGCTGTGGCACCATATTGCCAAGCGACGCTACGTTCATCTTGCGCGCCGCAAAGGTATCGGCCAGGTTTTCCGCCAGAAAACAGGATTCACGCATCAACTGCACCTGATCATCAGAAGACAGGTGGTAAATTTCACTGACGCCAGCCCTGCGCGGCACCAGTACAAACCAGGGGTAGTTGGCATCGTTGATCAGCAGCAATCGGCACAGCGGAAATTCTCCCAACAGGATACAGTCCTGTGCCAGCTGCGGGTGGAGTTCGAATTCGAGTTCCAGTTCATCCATCTTGGGGCTCCTGTTCGCCACGCCAAAGCCCGATATTCTGCACCCGGGCATCCACGGAAGTATAGGTAAAAATGCTTGAGCTCAAGATTCACACCGACATCAGCAC
Proteins encoded:
- the ybgF gene encoding tol-pal system protein YbgF; the encoded protein is MTVFRLKFLGLLLALSPAAVLAADPVPVIEIVPGPGQSQSSGRAGQAFATQEAQLMMMLQQLQDEVRSLRGQVESQQYELDRMQKDQLERYRDLDRRLGALITGAAAAPVVPELNSDTALPGAGALAPEAPGAVAAASAPASANDDQAYQAAFALVRERKFDEAASAFERFVQDYPASTRLANAHYWLGEIYLAQQKLELSQGAFVRVVEDFPGSTKLPDALYKLGVLNHQRGNAAESARYFERVIHDFPQSSAARLAQNFKR
- the tolA gene encoding cell envelope integrity protein TolA → MDKRSYLVPTLLALGVHLAVLLLLAGHWFDHADPRELKPRHIQAQMVDLGAMSQALEKQTEQARRIEAQRKKDEQRKQNELEQVQEKQRQQELAAQEKVLQEQQLQAQKVKELTAQEDLAKEKAQQQAREQKAQEVAAKEKAAKEKAAQETRAKQAAEAKLKAQEQAELAAQKKKQAEDQAKLAAEKKKQADAKAAAQKKEAEARAAAEKKKQAEVAARAKADAEARRKQEEQQRKEAEKARELAQLEKELAQEQRIAADRASQQLMVSMTDYINGELSRNWRVSSAFRNGMEAVVEIRLFPSGEVDSANLVLSSGDSGFDNSAVQAVFKVDRFARVAEVDPLTFERNFRKFRVKFRPEGLRW
- the tolB gene encoding Tol-Pal system beta propeller repeat protein TolB; its protein translation is MKLRLLACCVLMLLAFGVRAELMIEVTQGVDAPTPIAVVPFGWNGGTPLPEDIAEIVSTDLHRSGFFGAMKRSDMLSFPQQQAQVFFRDWRVSGQNYLLIGRVASVGGEQLQVTYELYDVLKETRVFGEQISGSTRNMRDMAHYIADAVFEKLTGLRGAFSTRIAYVTAQNQGGGRHRYSLQLADADGARARTILESREPIMSPSWSKDGSKLAYVSFESSRPGIYVQHLASGKREKIQSFAGLNGAPAWAPDGQRLALTLSKDGNPEIYTLDLARRQLTRVTHHYGIDTEPTWAPDGQSILFTSDRGGQPQIYRVYLSDRRIERVTFEGNYNSSGKLTQDGRFLAMVHRSAGAGAAFNIAVQDLKTGRLDILTQTSLDESPTIAPNGSIVLYATQQGNNGVLAAVSLDGRVRFRMPSSSGDVREPAWSPYLQ
- the ruvB gene encoding Holliday junction branch migration DNA helicase RuvB is translated as MIEADRFITPQSSPSEDVLDRAVRPKTLADYEGQPRVREQMEIFIEAARKRGESLDHTLIFGPPGLGKTTLANIIANEMGGAIKTTSGPVLEKAGDVAAMLTSLEPGDILFIDEIHRLSPNVEEILYPAMEDYQLDIMIGEGPAARSIKIELPPFTLVGATTRAGLLTSPLRDRFGIVQRLEFYGVEDLAHIVERSARLSGGSIAADGALEVARRARGTPRIANRLLRRARDYAEVKGNGEIDKRTADLALNMLSVDERGFDHMDRRLLLAMIEKFGGGPVGVDNLAAAISEERDTIEDVLEPYLIQQGYIMRTPRGRIVTDHAYLHFGLEAPERSL
- a CDS encoding YebC/PmpR family DNA-binding transcriptional regulator, producing MAGHSKFANIKHRKAAQDAKRGKIFTKLIRELTVASKEGGPNPDDNPRLRAAIDKALGANMKRDTIEKAVARGAGGMDGENYDELTYEGYGINGVAILVECMTDNVNRTVSQVRAAFNKFGGNLGTNGSVSYLFEKKGQVSFGEGADEDAIMEAALEVGAEDVVGNDDGSVDVFTAPADFMTVKQGLADAGFESDFAEVAMIPATTVELDVETARKVMKLIDALDDLDDSQNVFHNADIPDEAMEDD
- the ruvA gene encoding Holliday junction branch migration protein RuvA, with the translated sequence MIGRLRGELLEKHPPQLLVEVGGVGYELEASMNTFYRLPERGKQVVLYTHFVVREDAQLLYGFADRGERSLFRALIKVNGVGPKLALTILSGIDADGFVRAVHQGDTASLVRLPGIGKKTAERLIVEMKDKLKELQQSGPAEFQLSSPGDDLVPAGPDAVGEAESALVALGYKPAEATKAVSQAARQLDANAPCEALIRQALKSMIGG
- the pal gene encoding peptidoglycan-associated lipoprotein Pal, with the protein product MRALNVTKVAALALTFAWVAGCSSTSTQTDSADMGGSMGSDSGAMTSGSAGMGGLSGSELPAEVANLQTVFYFDFDQSTVRGESFADLEAHARYLASNPQAAVRLEGHADERGTREYNIALGERRGNAVARFLMVNGANAGQVEVISYGEEKPAVMGHGSDSWAQNRRVELKYAGR
- a CDS encoding trimeric intracellular cation channel family protein; this encodes MTYLEFVYAADLAGVAVFATTGALAAQGKRLDILGVVVLGIVTALGGGTLRDITLNAHPVLWIGDTLYLWVAILSAVLAFVLSRYIQYPRRMLLFLDALGLSLFAILGAQKAVALGMPDVVVVMMAVITGVAGGMIRDILTGQVPLILQWNGEMYASCALVGALVYVVFSHVMTEPTRWLELSAMTIVFVFRMASIVAGLRLPEFIVAGHKLESPEEARNLERKEP
- the ruvC gene encoding crossover junction endodeoxyribonuclease RuvC; this translates as MLILGIDPGSRITGYGVISHVDGRNEYVASGCIRIKGDELPERLQQVYAGVSEIVETYCPQEMAIEQVFMARNPDSALKLGQARGVAIVACSNRDLPVYEYAARKVKQAVVGNGGADKTQVQHMVSYLLKLPGLPQADAADALAIAICHAHTRSAMVRTMGVCANRNGRWRQ
- the tolQ gene encoding protein TolQ, with translation MVEEMSIWSLVLNASLVVQLVMLILLLASFLSWIMIFQRRRVFNDASKGLAVFEERFWSGVDLGHLFREVNQSPDPGNGAENIFRSGIKEFTRLTQQRNYDPDAVMEGIQRSMRVALAREEEKLDQHLPFLATVGSTSPYIGLFGTVWGIMNSFRGLANMHQATLASVAPGISEALVATAIGLFAAIPAVIAYNRFSAKSEGLLNRYETFADEFSSILHRRIHSAD
- the tolR gene encoding protein TolR, with the protein product MIRRQKRKRKLNAEINVVPYIDVMMVLLVIFMVTAPMLTQGVDVQLPKASADPVDSKDSEPLIVTVDEQGQYYINIGSAEQSAVTAEDVGERVQKVLAANPEKMLLVKGDKRVEYDKVIGLMALLQQAGAPSVGLVTE